One Peromyscus leucopus breed LL Stock chromosome 6, UCI_PerLeu_2.1, whole genome shotgun sequence genomic region harbors:
- the Mrpl24 gene encoding 39S ribosomal protein L24, mitochondrial has protein sequence MRLSALLALASKATPSLHHRYGMNRPGSLSDKRNPQWSRRRPMAVEPISEEDWHLFCGDMVEILEGKDAGKQGKVVQVIREQNCVVLEGLNTRFRYIGRTKDHRGTMIPSEAPLLHNQVKLVDPEDRKPTEIQWRFTEEGERVRVSTRSGRIIPKPEFPRADGIVPETWTDGPKDTSVEDALERTYVPRLKTLEEEVMEAMGIQETRRHKKVYWY, from the exons ATGCGTCTTTCGGCCCTGCTGGCCTTGGCATCCAAAGCCACTCCCAGTCTCCACCACCGCTATGGGATGAACCGTCCAGGCTCCCTATCAGACAAGAGGAATCCCCAGTGGAGCAGGCGGCGCCCAATGGCGGTAGAGCCCATCTCTGAGGAAGACTGGCACCTGTTCTGTGGAGACATG GTGGAGATCTTAGAAGGCAAGGACGCTGGGAAGCAGGGCAAAGTGGTTCAGGTCATTCGAGAGCAGAACTGTGTTGTCCTGGAGGGGCTGAACACG CGTTTCCGCTATATTGGCAGAACCAAGGATCACCGAGGGACCATGATCCCCAGTGAAGCTCCCCTGCTTCATAACCAGGTCAAGCTGGTGGACCCTGAGGACAG GAAACCCACTGAGATCCAGTGGAGATTTACTGAGGAAGGAGAGCGGGTTCGAGTCTCCACAAGATCTGGGAGAATTATCCCCAAACCTGAATTTCCTAGAGCAGATGGCATTGTCCCAGAAACATGGACTG ATGGCCCCAAGGACACATCAGTGGAAGATGCTCTAGAAAGAACTTATGTGCCCCGGCTAAAGACACTAGAAGAAGAGGTGATGGAGGCAATGGGGATCCAGGAGACTCGAAGACACAAGAAGGTTTATTGGTATTGA